GCGCGGTTGGATACGTCGCCATCGGCGACACCCGCCTCGCGCACCGCGCGCCGCCAACGGTCTTCTTCGCACGTGCGCAAAAACGAGGCGTTCGCATGATCGAGAAACCCCGGATCCCACGCCGCCGGGCCGGGCGAAACGTCGCCGATCGCGAAGCGACGCGCGAGCGCCTCGATCGACCACGCGCCCGGTTCCGGATCGCGCCATCCGATGCGCGCGGTCGCGGCCAGCACGGCCTCCGGCTCGTAACCCGCCTCGCGCAGCCCGCGCGCGGTGGCGGAGGCGTCGCGCTTGGAAAGCGGCCGCCCGTCCGGGCCGTGCACGAGGCCGATGTGGGCGAACAAAGGCGGTTCGTGCCCAAGCGCGCGCAAAAGCGCGATCTGCCGGGGCGTGTTCGAGATGTGATCGTTGCCGCGCACGACGTGCGTGATGCGCATGTCGGCATCGTCGAGCGCGCTCGCGAACAAAAACGCCGCGGTACCGTCGGCGCGGCGGACGATGAAATCGTCGAGCTCGCCGGCGGGAAATTCGATGCGGCCGTGGACGAGATCGACAAACGCGATCGCTTCGAGCCCCATGCGGAAACGTATGACGGGCCGGCGCCCCTCGGCGGAAAGGCTCGCGATCTCGTCCGCGGACAGTTGCCGGCAGCGCCCGGAATATCGCGGCGCTTCGTGGCGTGCCTGCGCGGCGCGGCGTTCGAGCTCGAGTTCCTCCGCCGTGCAATAACAGCGATACGCCGCGCCCATCGCGACAAGCCGCTCGATGGCGGCGTTGTGCGCGGCGTGGCGTTCCGTCTGGCGATACGGGCCGAAGTTTCCGCCCACGTTCGGGCCCTCGTCCGGATGAAGGCCGAGCCACGAAAGGTCTTCGATGATGGCGTCCTCGAATGCGCGGCGCGAGCGCGCCGGGTCCGTATCCTCGATGCGCAGGATGAACGCGCCGCCGGCCGCGCGCGCGGCGAGCGCGGAGAAGATCGCCGTGCGGACATTGCCCGCGTGCAGGTATCCCGTCGGGCTTGGGGCAAAGCGCGTGCGCGTCATGGGATCTCGGCGAGCATCGCGACGGCCTGCGCGGCAATGCCCTCGCCGCGCCCGGTGAAACCAAGTCCCTCCTCGGTCGTCGCCTTCACGTTGACGCGGCCGGCATCGACTCCGAGCGCGCGCGCGAGGTTCGCGGTCATCCGGGCGGCGTACGGCGCCATCTTCGGCTGCTGCGCGACAATCGTCGCATCGACATTGACGACGACGTATCCCGCGTCCTTCGCCAGTGCGACGCACCGCGAAAGCAATTCGATACTGTCCGCGCCGGCGAACGCGGGATCGGTATCGGGGAAATGGCGGCCAATGTCGCCAAGGCCCGCCGCGCCGAGCACCGCGTCGGCGACCGCGTGCGCGAGCACGTCCGCGTCCGAGTGGCCGGCAAGCCCGCGATCGAACGGAATCGTCACGCCGGCCAGAATGAGCGGCCGGCCCGCGGCGAGCCGGTGCACGTCGTAACCAAGGCCGATGCGAAACGGATGATCGCTCATGCGCCGTCTCCGCTTTCGAGTTTGCGCCGCGCGAAGATCGCCTCCGCGATGACAAGGTCCGTCGGCGTCGTGATTTTCAGATTCTCCTCGCTGCCTTTAACCATCACCACGGGCGCGCCGAGGCGTTCGACGACCTGCGAATCGTCCGTGGCCCGAAAGTCGATGGCGACCGCCTCGCGGTACGCCCGCATCAGCACGGAGTACGAAAACGTCTGCGGTGTCTGCGCGGCGACCAGCGTGCGCCGCTCCGGCGTGGCGCGCACGAAACCGTCGTCGCTGATGATCTTGATCGTCGAGGTCACCGGGCACGCCACGAGCGCGCCGCCGAAGTTGCGCGCGACGAGTACCGATTGCGTCACGATCTCCGGTGTCACCAGCGGACGCACGGCGTCGTGGATCGCGACGACGTCACACGGCGGCTCGATCGCCTGCAAGCCCTCCCACACGGAAAGCTGACGGCGCGATCCCCCCGGCACCACGGCGACGACCTTCCGGAAATTCTTCTCCCGGACGATCGCCTGCGTGCGTTCGATGGACTCCCGCCCGGAGACGACGACGATCGCGTCGATCGCGCCGGTCGACTCGAAGACGGCGATGCTGCGCGCAATGATCGGTTCTCCCGCGAGCGGCAGGAATTGCTTGGGCTCGGCGCGCCCCATGCGCTCGCCGACGCCGCCCGCGACGATGACCGCGTACGTCTTCATGAGGCGGATATACGCGGACACCGCGAAATTGTCACCCCGCGCGGGATGACCCGATCCCGATCCCGATCCGGATCCCGATCCCATGGACAAAATGGACAACATGGACACCATGGACCCAATGGACGCTCGAAAGATCGTGCGCGTGTTGTTTATTCTCGTCGCTTGCGGCGCGGCGGTGTATGTCCTTTGGCCGCGCGCGGCCACACCGCCAGATGACACGACGCCATCGACGCCGCGGGCCACCGCCGATGACGACGCCGGCGCATTGAACGCGATCGACGACGACACCGACGCCGCGCCCGGGCGCGAGATTCGCATCGTCGGGGAAAATGCGTCGCTCCACCGCGACGGTGACGTCTACATCCTCCGCATCACGCTGACGGGAACGCTGCTTGCCACGCTGCTCGATGCAACCGCTTTGGAACCGCGGCCGTCAGGAAGCCGGTATGATGCGCCCGGTGACGAACTGGCCTTCTCGCGCGCGCTCGCATCCGCGTCCGAGAGCATCCTGCGTCATCGCATGGATCCGCGCTCGGACATGCTGCGCGGCGACGAGGTCACGTTCGCGTTTCGCCTCAACGCGCGCGGCGTGCCGTCGATCTACGCGCTGCGTTATCGCGGGCGCGCGGGGCGCTTTGTGCGCGCGTATTATTTTTGGGAGCCGCACCGGTCCTCGCCGGAATATTTCGACGAAAACGGTGTGGCTTTCGCGCCGCGCCTGGATCATCCGCCGATTCGGGAGAGCACCGGCTACGGGCGCGTGTTCGGCGAGCGCGGCCGCGAGGAGATGGAGATTCTCGCGCCGGTCGG
Above is a genomic segment from bacterium containing:
- the gltX gene encoding glutamate--tRNA ligase → MTRTRFAPSPTGYLHAGNVRTAIFSALAARAAGGAFILRIEDTDPARSRRAFEDAIIEDLSWLGLHPDEGPNVGGNFGPYRQTERHAAHNAAIERLVAMGAAYRCYCTAEELELERRAAQARHEAPRYSGRCRQLSADEIASLSAEGRRPVIRFRMGLEAIAFVDLVHGRIEFPAGELDDFIVRRADGTAAFLFASALDDADMRITHVVRGNDHISNTPRQIALLRALGHEPPLFAHIGLVHGPDGRPLSKRDASATARGLREAGYEPEAVLAATARIGWRDPEPGAWSIEALARRFAIGDVSPGPAAWDPGFLDHANASFLRTCEEDRWRRAVREAGVADGDVSNRALALIRPEVRRRADIPALIEPFRPGAVTLDDDAAQAIADDTAPAVLAAFGDALADSNELDADGFRAVAKAVAARTGARGRALYMPLRAALTGRTHGPDLPAIIDVLGLAETRERLARAAGISRGAR
- the ispF gene encoding 2-C-methyl-D-erythritol 2,4-cyclodiphosphate synthase, coding for MSDHPFRIGLGYDVHRLAAGRPLILAGVTIPFDRGLAGHSDADVLAHAVADAVLGAAGLGDIGRHFPDTDPAFAGADSIELLSRCVALAKDAGYVVVNVDATIVAQQPKMAPYAARMTANLARALGVDAGRVNVKATTEEGLGFTGRGEGIAAQAVAMLAEIP
- the ispD gene encoding 2-C-methyl-D-erythritol 4-phosphate cytidylyltransferase produces the protein MSAYIRLMKTYAVIVAGGVGERMGRAEPKQFLPLAGEPIIARSIAVFESTGAIDAIVVVSGRESIERTQAIVREKNFRKVVAVVPGGSRRQLSVWEGLQAIEPPCDVVAIHDAVRPLVTPEIVTQSVLVARNFGGALVACPVTSTIKIISDDGFVRATPERRTLVAAQTPQTFSYSVLMRAYREAVAIDFRATDDSQVVERLGAPVVMVKGSEENLKITTPTDLVIAEAIFARRKLESGDGA